A region of Emys orbicularis isolate rEmyOrb1 chromosome 20, rEmyOrb1.hap1, whole genome shotgun sequence DNA encodes the following proteins:
- the SSR2 gene encoding translocon-associated protein subunit beta, giving the protein MKLLALAVFALLSVAHSEEGARLLASKSLLNRYAVEGKDLTLQYNIYNVGSSAALDVELSDDSFPPEDFGIVSGMLNVKWDRIAPASNVSHTVVLRPLKAGYFNFTSATITYLAQEGGQVVVGFTSAPGQGGILAQREFDRRFSPHFLDWAAFGVMTLPSIGIPLLLWYSSKRKYDTPKTKKN; this is encoded by the exons ATGAAACTGTTAGCTCTTGCTGTGTTTGCCCTGCTGTCTGTTGCTCACAGCGAGGAGGGAGCCAGGCTACTCGCCTCTAAATCTCTGTTAAACAGATATGCAGTGGAGGGCAAGGACCTGACTCTACAGTACAACATCTACAATGTTGGCTCCAG CGCGGCTTTGGATGTGGAGTTGTCGGATGATTCTTTCCCCCCGGAAGATTTTGGCATTGTCTCTGGAATGCTTAACGTCAAGTGGGACAGGATTGCTCC AGCCAGCAACGTATCTCACACTGTGGTCCTGAGGCCCCTCAAAGCTGGCTACTTCAACTTCACCTCGGCTACCATCACCTACCTGGCACAGGAGGGAGGGCAGGTTGTG GTTGGCTTCACCAGTGCTCCTGGGCAGGGAGGAATCCTGGCTCAGAGAGAGTTTGACAGGAGGTTTTCCCCTCACTTT CTCGACTGGGCAGCTTTTGGTGTGATGACCCTTCCCTCCATCGGAATCCCTCTGCTGCTGTGGTACTCGAGCAAGAGAAAATACGATACCCCCAAGACCAAGAAGAACTGA